Below is a genomic region from Streptomyces sp. RPA4-2.
ATGTCGCTGCCGGGCGCGGGGACCGCGGGTGTCACCGAGACGCCCGCCGTGTCACTTCGGGGAGCGGTCGCGTACGCGGCGGGGGCCGGCGCGGCCAGGTAGGCGGTGGGAGTCAGCACGGCCGCGACGACCGCACCGGTGCAGAGAGTGAGTTTCCGTGAACCCATCGTGAACCTCCAGATATCTGGAGACTCCCCCCGCGGGCCGCACGACGCATCCGCTGACGCCGACGACTACTCCGGACGGGTCACAAATGGTTTAGACCCGGTCGACGAGGTCCGCGATCGAGTCGACGATCCTCGAGGGCCGGAACGGGTACTTCTCGATCTCCTCGCGCGTGGTGAGACCGGTCAGTACCAGGTAGGTCTCCATCCCCGCCTCCAGTCCGGCCAGCACGTCGGTGTCCATGCGGTCGCCGATCATCGCGCTGGTCTCGGAGTGCGCCCCGATGGCGTTCAGGCCCGTCCGCATCATCAGCGGGTTCGGCTTGCCCGCGAAGTACGGCTGCTTTCCGGTCGCCTTGGTGATCAGCGCGGCGACGGCGCCGGTGGCGGGCAGCGGGCCCTCGGTGGACGGGCCGGTCTCGTCGGGGTTGGTCGCGATGAACCGGGCGCCGCCCTTGATCAGCCGGACCGCCTGGGTCATGGCCTCGAAGGAGTAGGTGCGGGTCTCGCCGAGGACCACGTAGTCCGGCTCGTGGTCGGTCAGGACGTACCCGATGTCGTGCAGCGCGGTGGTCAGACCCGCCTCGCCGATGACGTAGGCGGTGCCGCCGGGGCGCTGGGCGTCCAGGAACTTGGCGGTGGCGAGGGCGGAGGTCCAGATGTTCTCCACCGGGACGTCCAGGCCCATGCGGCGGAGCCGGGCGTGCAGGTCACGGGCGGTGTAGATGGAGTTGTTCGTGAGCACCAGGAACGGCTTCCCGGACTCCCGCAGCCTTTTGATGAAGGCGTCGGCGCCGGGGATCGGCACACCCTCGTGGATGAGCACACCGTCCATGTCGGTGAGCCACGACTCGATGGGCTTGCGCTCTGACATCTGCTGGGTCTCCTGCCGTCCTGGCGTTCGTACGCACTGGATCCGGGGGCGCCGGAACGACGCTGTGCCGACGCCCCCCAGCCTAGTCAGGGCCGTACGGTCCCGAGCTGGTCAGGCCTGTTCGATCCGCACCCCGTCGATCACCCAGTACCAGTTGTTGCCGCCGGTGTAGCGGAACCGGACGCGGGCCGTCTTCGCTCCGGCCGGCACCTGGAGGGCGACGGTCTCGGTGCGGGAGGGCACATCGGCCGTGTACGTCCTCACCGCGACCGGCGCGGCGCCGTCGTAGGAGACGAGCACCTCGCCCTTCTGCGGGGCCTCCTGGCGGTAGTACGTGGTGTAGGTGAGCGTGGCCGTGGTGCCGCCGGTGACCGGGTGGGCGGGGCTGACCAGGGTCGAGTCGAAGGTGCCCGTCACGCTCTTGTCGTTCCACTCGTCGCCGTCGGCCACCGCGAAGACGTTGCGGGCCCGGACGTTGGACTCGCGCTGCTGGTCGGCCTGGGCCGCGGTCCAGAACTCGTCCGTGGTGAAGGACCAGCCGCGCCACTCCGTGACGCCGCCCGTGCCCATCGCGGAGTTGTCGACCGACCAGCCGGCGGGCGGGGTGTGGGTGAAGCCCAGGATGCCGGCGTCGATGCCGGTCTCGTCGACGCGCGTCCCCAACCGGGGGCGCAGCGTGTCGAAGTCGTCGGCCACCGGCTGCTGGAGAGGCCGTCCGTCCAGGCCCCAGGCCGGGTCGATCGCGATGCCGAGGTGGGCGAGCGCGGAGGCCGCGACGTCGGGCATCTTGATGTCGTGGCGCACCGATCCGGGCGCTGTCCCGGCCCCGGTCGCGATCATGAAGGTCTGCCGCTCGGGCCGGCTGGAGCCGCCGTGGCCGCCCGCGTCGGTGTGTCCGTGGTCGGCGGTGATCATGATCAGCCAGTCCTCGTTCGGGTACGAGGCACGGCCCTTGACCGCGGCGACCAGCTGTCCGACCTGGGTGTCGACGCCGTGGATGGCGTCCAGGTACTGCTGGCCGGCCGCGCCGTAGCTGTGGCCGGCGTGGTCGACGTTGTCGAGCTGGACGAAGACCGCGTCCGGGTTGGCGTCCCGCAGCCGTGCCACCGCGCGCGAGGTCGTGCCGGTGTCGTACTCGGCGCTGGGCGTGGACACCCGGGTGTCGACCTTCGACGAGAAGACCGTGTCGGTGAGCGGCGCCCAGGACGAGACGGCGTACGTGCTCAGGGACGGCTTCGCTGTCTCGATCCGGGTGAGGAAGTCCGGGTACTGGGCGAACTTCTGGCCGGTGAAGTTGTTGTCCTTGACGTTGTGCTTGTCGGGCCAGACGCCGGTGATGATCGTGGACCAGCCGGGGCCGGACAGGGTGGGTGCGAAGGGGCTGGCGTAGATGCTGCTGGGCGCGGTGAGGCCCGCGGCCATCAGGGCGTCGAGGTTCGGGGCGTCGGCGTCCTTGATCCGGTTCAGCAGGGTGCCGTCCAGACCGATGACCAGGACCTTGGGCGTCCTGGCGGCGGCGCGGGCGACGGCGGAGAGCGGTCCGGCGGAGGCCGCGAGGGCGGCCACCGAGACGAGCAGCGAGCGACGGGACATGCGTGACGACACGTGGTCCTCCGGTGAGGGCTGTGGGGCACGGATGAGGGGGGTGGGGCGAAGGCGAACGGTAAGCGCGGCCGACGGTTCGGGCGGCGCTTCGGGCATGGCGACGCCCCCGGTGGTTCCAGGGGCGTCGCGGGGTGGGGCGTGGGGCCGGGGGCGTCAGCTGCCCGTGGCCGACTTCCAGTCGTCGACGTACGACGTGAGGTTCTTGTCGATGTCGGCCCAGTCCGGCGCGAAGACCTCGACCCCGTCCATGAGCTTGGTCAGGGCGATGGCGTTGGCGTCGGTGGCCTTGACGTCCCCCCGCGCGGAGAAGCCGCCGCCGATCTCACTGACCTGCTGCTGCGCCTTGGCGGAGAGCATGAAGTCGAGGAGCTTCTTGCCGTTCTCGCTGTGCGGCGCCTTGGTGACGAGGCCTCCGGCGTAGGGGAGCGCGAAGGTGGTGGGCTTACCTGCGGCGTCGGCGGCCTTGTCGGTGGCCTGCGGGAACCAGATGCCGAGGTTCGGCATGTCCTTGGACTGCGCGTAGTTCATCTGGACGTCGCCGTTGGCGACCAGCAGTTCGCCCTTGTCGACCTTGGGGGCGAGCTTGCCGGTGGAGGCGGACGGGCCGACGTTGTTGGCCTGGAGCTTCTTCAGGTAGGCGAGCGCCGCTCCCTTGCCGCCGAAGTCGTGGATCGCCTTGATGAGGACGGCGGTTCCGTCACCGGCGACACCCGGGGTGGAGTACTGGAGCTTGTTCTTGTACGACGCGTCGAGCAACTGGTCCCAGTTGGTGGGCGCCTGCTTCAGCTCCTTCTTGTTGTAGACGAAGCCGAAGTAGTTGTTGACGACGGAGGTCCAGGTGCCGTCGGTGGCCTTGTCGGCGCCGTCGACCTGGTCGGAGCCCTTCGGGGTGTACTTCTGCAGCAGTCCCTTGCCGTCGGCCTGCTGGATGAACGGCGGGAGGGTGACGAGGACGTCGGCCTGCGGGTTGGTCTTCTCACGCACGGCGCGCTGGACCACCTCGCCCGAACCGCCCTCCACGTACTTGACCTTGATCCCGGTCTGCTTCTCGAAGTCCTTGAAGACCTGGTCGTACCAGCCGTCGCCGTTCTCGCCCTTGAGGCCGTCGGCGCTGTAGACGGTGACGACCTTGGCGTCCGCGGCCGCGGAGTCGCCACCGCAGGCGGTGAGGGTGGAGGCGAGGGCGAGGCCGCCGACGACGGCGGCGATCGACTTGAGGTGCGTGTTTGTGGGCATGGCGAGATGAACTCCTTGCGCGGCGGGGCGGGACGGGGCGGTGACGAACGGGATCGGTGGATCGGTCGGTCAGCGGGAGGTCAGCGGTAGGTCGCCCTGGTGCGGATCCGGGAGACGGCGAACAGGACGAGCACGGTGGCGGTCATGAGGACCACGGCGAGCGCGGAACCGGTGAAGAGGGCGCCACGGTCCGTGGCGGCGTAGATCTGGACGGGGAGCGGTGTCCAGTCGGGCGGGTAGAGCATCATGGTGGCGCTCAACTCGCCCATGGACAGGGCGAAGCAAAGGCCGGCCGCGGCGGTCAGCGAGGGCAGCAGCAGCGGCAGCCGCACCCGCCACAGCACGTACGAGGGCCGGGCGCCGAGCGAGGCGGCGGCCTGTTCGTACGCCGGGTCGAGACGCACGACGGCGGCCGACACCGACTGGTGGGCGAACGCCGTGACAAGGACGGCATGCGCGAGGATGACGATCCACCGGGTGCCGTTGAGCAGCACCGGCGGCTTGGAGAAGGCGACGAGGACCGCCAGGCCGACGACGACCGAGGGCACGGCGACCGGCAGCATGAACAGCGCGTCGAGGACGCGGGCGCCCCGTTTCCTGAGGGCGTGCGCGGCGAGCGCCGCCCAGGTGCCGACGACCAGCGCGAGGACGCTCGCGGTGAGCGCCGTGACCAGGCTGGTGGTCAGGGCCTGGAGCGACTCGCCGCGGGTGGCGGCCGTGTAGTGCCCGGTCGTGAAGCCGGACGGGAAGGCGCTCGACCAATTGGTGGCGAACGAGGCAGCCAGGACGACGAGGAGCGGCAGCGCGAACAGGGGCAGGAAGAGCAGGAAGAACACGGCCCAGGTGGCCCACTTCCCCTTGCGGCTATGCACCAGCACGACGGCTCACCACCCGGTACAGGCCGTAGAGGCCCACGGAGATCAGGACGTTGACGACGGCGACGACACAGGCGCCCGGGTAGTCGGACTCCAGGATCGCCTTGCTGTAGACGAGCATCGGCAGGGTCGTGACCCCCTTCGCGCCGGTGAACAGGACGATCCCGAACTCGTTGAGACACAGCACCAGGACGAGGCTGCCGCCGGCCGCGAGCGCGGGCAGCGCCTCGGGCAGGATCACCTGCCGCACGATCCGCGCGGGCCGCGCCCCCAGCGACGACGCCACCTCCAGCTGGGCGGTCTCGATGTTCGAGAACGCGGCGAGCAGGGGGCGCATCACGAACGGGGTGAAGTACGTGATCTCGGCGAGCAGGACGCCCCACGGTGTGGTGAGGAACCGGAACGGCCCCTCGGCGGTGCCGGTCGCGTCCGTCCACAGTCCGTTGGCGATGCCCACGCTGCCGTAGAGGAAGAGCAGGGCGAGGGTGATGAGGAAGGACGGGAAGGACAGGAAGACGTCGATGAACCGCGCGACGGCCTTTCCGCCGGGGAACGGCACGAACGCGATGACCAGGGCGAGCGCGAACCCGAGGACGAGACATCCGGCCGTCGAGCCGACCGCCAGCCACACGGTGGTGCCGAGCGCCTCCCGGAAGGCGGTGGAGGCGAACACGTCGCCGTACGCCTGCGCCGAGGTGCCTCCCGTGTCCGGCCGGAAGGACTGCTGGACGACGAGGGCGAGGGGGTAGAGGAAGACGAGGCCGAGGACGGCGACGGGCGGCAGGGCCCAGGCCCACGGCGGTATCCGCCGGCGGGACCCGGCGGGCGCCGGCACGGGGGCGGTGGCCACGGCGCTAGCCATCCGCGGTCACCCCCGCCGACAGCAGTACGGCGTCGTCGGGCGCGAAGTGCAGCGTCACCGGGTCGCCGTGGACGGGGGGTTCGCGCAGCTCGCGGAGGTCCGCCATCACCCGGTGGCCCGCCACGTCGACGTACAGCCGGTGGGTGGAGCCGCGCCACTGCACCTCGCTGACGGTCCCGGTGACCTGGTTGGGTCCGGGGCCGAGGCCGACGAGGTGGGGCCGTACGCACAGGGTCGCCGAGGCGCCGGGCGCGGCGTCCGCGGTGTCGGCCTTCAGCTCGGTCCCGGCGAGGGAGACGGTCCCGGATCCGACGGTCACGGGCAGCAGGTTGGCGTTGCCCACGAAGGACGCCGTGAACTCGGTCCGCGGCGCCCGGTACAGCTCCTGCGGTGTCCCGCAGTCCCGCAGCCGCGCCCGGTCCATGACCGCGATCCGGTCGGCCAGGGTGAGTGCCTCGACCTGGTCGTGGGTGACGTACAGGATCGACACGTCCGGCAACTCGCGGTGCAGTCGGGCGAGTTCGGCGAGCATTCCGGAGCGCAGCTGCGCGTCGAGGGCGGACAGCGGCTCGTCGAGGAGGAGCACGCCGGGCCGGATGGCGAGCGCCCGCGCGATGGCGACGCGCTGCTGCTGTCCGCCGGACAGCTCCCGGGGACGGCGCCGGGCGTAGGCCGCCATCCCGGTCATCTCCAGCGCCTCGGCGACCCGCCCGCGGATCTCGCTCCTGGCGACCTTCCGCGCCTTGAGCCCGAAGGCGACGTTGTCCTCGACGCGCAGGTGCGGGAAGAGCGCGTACTGCTGCACCACCATGCCGATGCCACGCCGGTGGGGCGGCAGGTCGGTCACGTCCCGGTCGCCGATGAACACCCGCCCGGAGGCGGGCCGTACGAACCCGGCGACGGCCCGCAGCGCGGTGGTCTTCCCGGATCCGGAGGGCCCGAGCAGCGCCATGACCTCGCCGGGTTCGACGGTCAGGTCGAGGGCGTCGAGGACCGTGGTGCCGTCGTAGGCGACGGACACCCGGTCGAAGCGGATTCCGCTGGTCATCGCCCGTCCCCGCCGGGCCGGTCCGATCCGAGGAGCAGGGCGGGCAGTTCGGCAACGGAGCCGAGCACGTGCCCGGCTCCGGCGGCGCGCAGTGCCGCGTCGTCGTGCGCGCCGGTCAGCACGCCGGCGACCAGGCCGGCCCCGGCGCGCACCCCGCTGAGCATGTCGTACGAGGTGTCGCCCACGACCGCGATCTGCTGGACGCCGTCGGCGGCCCCCGTCCGCAGGAAGGCCTCCAGGACCATGTCGGGGTACGGGCGTCCCCGGCCCCCCGCGTCCGCCGGGCACAGGGTGAGCGGCACCAGGTCCTGCCAGCCCAGGGCGTCGAGGATCGCGTCCTGGGTGACACGGGCGAACCCGGTGCTCAGCACGACGGTCCGCCCGGCCCCGGTGAGTGCCTCGATCGCCTCGCGCGCTCCGGCGACCGGCGCGATGTGCCCGCCGTCGACGAGTTCCCCGTAGGCCTTCTCGAAGGCGGAGTTGGCCCGCTGGGCGAGGGGTTCCTCGCCGAACAGGTGCCGGAAGACGGAGATCTTGGACTCGCCCATGGTGGCCCGGACGTAGTCCAGCTTCTCGGCGTGGTCCGCGGATCCGGGCTCGACGCCCAGTTCCCCGGCGGCCACCGCGAACGCCCGCTCCACCAGGCCGCCGTCGGCGACGGTGGTGCCGGCCATGTCGAGGACGACGAGCCGTGTGTCCCTGGTCATTTCCTTCACCCTCTCTTTCACCATCCCAGTTCGTTGGCTGTGGTCTCGGCGATCGCCGGTGAACAGGTCATTCCGCGCCCGCCGGGCCCGGTGACGAGCCACACCCCGTCCCGCACACGCTGCCGGTGCACGACCCGGCTGGTGTCCGTGCACTGCGCGTACACCCCGGCCCAGCGACGCCGGATCTTCGGCAGCGGGCGCCCGAGGAAGGACTCGACGACCTCGGTGAGGTGGTCGTAGGGGTCTTCGAGGGTGTCGAAGGCGAAGGGGTGTTCGTACTCGTGGGTGTCGCCGATGGTCAGTCCGCCGTCCGCGCGCTGCACCATGAGCAGCTGCATCCGGTGCTCGGCGGCGGTCGGGGCCTGCGGCTGGAGCGTGTTGAGCTCGTCCAGGGCGGGGCCGCGGTAGGCGGGGTAGTACCGGAAGCTGTCGGCGTCGGCGACCGAGGTCGTGAGCGGCTCGCCGAGGGGGTCGGTCTGCATCATCTGCAGCCGTACGCGCCGCACGGGCAGCTCGGGACCGGCCAGCTCCCGTACGAGACCGCCGAGCCAGGCTCCCGTGCACAGCACGACGACGTCACCGGTGTGCACGTCCCCGTGGTCGTCGCGCACGGCGTGCTCACCGATCACGTCCCGGACCTCGCGCCCCGGCAGGAAGGTGTAGCCCGGGGACCGCAGCAGCTGTTCGCGCAGGGCGAGCTGGGCGGTGCGGGGCTCGACGGCGGCGTCGCGCTCGCAGTACAGGGCGGCGTCGAACGTCCCCCGCAGCGCCGGGTTCACCGCGCGCGCCTCGTCGGGCGTGAACAGCTTGTAGCCGCGGGCGGCGGCGTCCGTACGGGTCAGGGCGGCCTCGGCGACTGCGAGCTCGCGCTCCCCCCGCAGCGGGGTCAGCGATCCGTTGGCCCGGAAGCCGAGGCCGGGCACGCGCGCCCCGATCGACTCCCACAGCTCCCGCGCCCGCAGGGCGGTCTCGAGTTCCTCTCCTCCGGCACGGCCGCTCACCCAGATCTGCCCGAAGTTGCGCAGCGAGGCCCCACGGGCCTCCGCCTCGCGCTCGATCTGGACGACCTCGTGGCCGCGCTCCACTGCGTGCCAGGCATGCAGGGTGCCCACCACTCCGGCTCCGACAACTATCACTCTCACGACGGCAACGCTCCTCGGTACGGGGGAATCGGAAGGGTCCGGACTGCAACCAGATGGTGAACTGCCCATCACGTTTGGGCTAGACCCGTTATCTTGTCGTTATAAAAAGGGGCGGGCCGGAGCCCGCCCGAACATGGCTCCGATCATCCTCCCAGGTGGGCCGTGAAGGAGAAGCGGTCCCCCCGGTACAGCGTCCGCACCCGCTCCAGCGGCCGCCGCTCCGTGTCCCGCGAGACACGGTGGATCAGGATCATCGGCAGGGCCGGCGGCGTACCGATGAGCAGCGCCTCGCGCGGGGTGGCCAGCACGGTCTCGATGCGTTCGTCCGCGTCGCCGAACGCGATACCGAGCCGGTCGTGGAGGTACGCGTAGAAGGACGAGTCCGGCGTGAAGTCGCGGTCGAGGTGCGGTACGCGCGCCACGGCGACATACGTGCTCTCCAGCCCGACCCGCTCGTCGTCCGCCAGCAGCACACGCTCCATGTGCCAGACGGGCTCGCCGCGCGTGAGCCCCGCCTCCGCCGCGAGCGTCTCGGAACAGGGGAAACGATCGAGACTGATCAGCGTACGGCCGGGGGTGCGCCCCTGCCGCCGGACGCCCTCGGTGTAGCTCGCGAGGGAGAGCGGCTGCTCCAGTTTCGGCCCCGCGACGACCGTCCCGCGCCCCTGCCGCCGCAGCTTCCCTTCGAGCAGCAGCTCGCGCAGGGCCTGGCGTACGGTCTCGCGGGCGACCCCGTACTGCTCGGCGAGGTCCCGCTCGGTCGGCAGGAGGCCGCCTTCGCCCAACTCCTCGATCAGCAGGGCGATGTGCGCCTTCACCGCGTAGTACTTGGGGATGCGGCCGTGCTCCGGGATGCCGGAGCGGACGGGGGCGCCGGGGGCCTGGTCGTTCGGGTAGTCCACGGGTGGGATGGTCGCAGACGGAACGCGCGGCCGCGCTCGCGGGAGGGTTCAGCGGGGTTCGGACCGGGCCCGGACCGAAGACTCAGCGACGTACGGGCCAGGCCCCGACCGAAGACTCAGCGACGTACGGACCAGGCCCCGACCGAAGACTCAGCGACGACCGGACCGGGCCCGGCGGGCCACCACGAACAGGGCGACGCCGGTCGCGAACACGCCGATCACGCCCGCCACGCCGAATCCGTGCGGGGCGCCGGGACCGGTCTCGGCGAGCTCGTCCGCGGCGGAGCCTGGGCCGGTGCCCCCGTCGCCGTCCGTACCCCCGCCCGCACCTCCGTCGCCCGTACTTCCGTCGCCGCCCGTCCCCCCGTCGCTGCCACCACCGCCCGTGCTTAAGGCGCTGGACCCGCCCCCGCCGGTCGCGGCACCCGCGCCGGTACCGGCATCGCCGGTCCCGCCGCTGCCACCGCCCTGGTCGGGGGTGGCACTGCCTCCTCCGTCGCCACCGCCACTCCCCCCTCCGTCGCCACCGTTGCCCCCGCCGCTTCCCCCTCCGTCGCCACCGCCGCTGCCGCCCCCGCCGTTCCCCCCACCGGTGCCGCCGCCGTCGGTGCGGCCGTGGTTCTCCGCGGTCCCGGGGACGTCGCCGTCACCGCCGTCGATCCGGAACCGGTAGTCGTTCGACTCCCCCACCCAGTTCCCGTCGTCGCCGCGCCGCTGGACGACCGCCGCGTTGGCGACGACGTCGTTCGGCACGGCGTCCGAGGTCACGGACAACCGGACCTTCACGGTGACCGTCCGGCCAGGCCCCACCGTGAACCCCGGGAACCCGTCGTCGAACGCCCCGACGTTCTCGTCCTCGTCGCTCGTCTCGAACGTGACCGGATGCGGCTTCTCGCCCTCGAAGAACTCCATCCGCGTCTGCTTCGGCCGCAGCGCCCGCTTGCCGTCCACCAGCACGACGACCGGATGGATGTCGCCGCAGGTGTGCGCCGTGGTGTTGGTCAGGTCGATGTACCAGGTCCCGAAGCCACCACCGGCCTCGAAGGTGCCGGGCCCCCGTGGATCCGGGTCTTGACCGGGAAGGCACGGGTGTCGGGGGCGGCACAGGTGGGACCGGGGACCGCGGGGGCGACGCGCGCGTGCGCGGGAGTGGGCGCGAGGGCGAGGGCGAGGGCGAGACCCAGGGCGGAGCGCGGCGGCGGCCGGGGCGAGCGGGAGGCGGTTCAGGACAGGCGGGAGGGACGGGCGCGGTCGCATGAAGGGCCTTTGCCGATCGAGGACGGTGGGGACCAGGAGCGTCAGGCGGTAACGGGCAACGGCACGCGAGACCCTGCCACTCCCACCCGGCGGCCCCGCGTCGCCACGCCCGCCGGTGGCCCCGATCGGCCGCGGAAATCCCCTCGAACAGCGGACCGGGGAAGCGCGGAGGACGAGCGAGCGAACCCGTGCCCGCGCCTCCCGCTCGGGGCGGGGCTCCGGTTCCGCGGTCCTCGGCGCCCTCGTCACCCTCGCTGGCCGCCTTTACGCCTCAGCCTCTCCCCGCCCGAACAGCGGGGCCAGCAACAACTGCGCCGCCCCTCCGCCACCCCGCGCGCCCCGCCGAGCGATCCGCACCGGAACCGTGTCCGTGCCCTCCCGCCGGGCCCGCTCCCCCAGCACCGCGCCGACACCCCGTACGAAGGCCTCCTGATGAGCCGCGACCGTACGGCCGCCGAGCAGCACCAGGTCGATGTCCAGCAGCCCGACCAGATTCGCGGCCCCCGCGCCCAGCACGCGAGCCGCCTCGTCCACGGCCCCGCGTCCCACCGCGGCAAGGCACAGCGCCTCGACGCAGCCACGGTTGCCGCAGTCGCACAGGGGGCCGTCCAGCTGGATGACCTGGTGCCCGAACTCCCCCGCTCCGGTACGGGCGCCCCGGTGCACGGCCCCGCCGAACACGAGCCCGGCCCCGAGCCCGGTACCGAGATGCAGATAGGCGAACGCCGCCTCCGCGCCCGCGCGAACGCCGCCGCCGCTCCGGCCGCCGTCGACTCCGCCATCCCCCACCCGGTCACGGCCGCCGACGCGGTCCCCGGGACGGTCGCCGGTTCCGTCACTGCCGCCGCCACGGTCCCCGGCGCGGTCGCCGGTTCCGTCACTGCCGTCGCCGTAGCTGTCGCCGTCGCCGCGCCCGGCCCCCGGTTCACGCACCGGTCCACAGCCGCCCACCGCCAGCCCCAGTGCCGCCGCGTTGGTGTCCTTGTCCACCACCACCGGCACCCCGAGCCGCCCCGCCAGCGTGTCCCGCAGCGGGAACCCGTCCCACTCCGGAAACCCCGTGACCCGGTGCAGCGTCCCCCGCGCGTGGTCGAGCGGTCCGGGCAGCGCGACGCCCACCCCCAGGACGGACACGCCGGCTCCCTCGATCAGCGCCTCGACCTCCCGAGCCGCCCCTTCGACGACGGCCCCGCCCCGGCCCCCCAGGCCGAGCGGCACCCTCCGCTCGGCGACCACCGCGCCCGCGAGATCGCAGAGCACCGCCGTCAGCTCGTCCCGGTCGAGGTGGAGCCCGACCGCGTACCCGGCCTCGGGGACGAGCCGCAGCACGGTACGCGGCTTGCCGCCCGTCGAGGCCAGCTGTCCCGCCTCCGCCGCCAGCCCCTCCGCCCGCAGCCGGGCGGTGATCTTACTGACCGCCTGCGGGGTCAGCCCGGTGCGCTCGGCGAGTTCGAGACGGCTGATGCCCGTCGTGCCCGCCGTCCGCAGCAGGTCGAGCACGAGCGCCCCGTTGTGGCTGCGCAGGGCGAGCAGATTCGCCCCCGCCCCCTCGAGCCGCCCCGCCAGGCTCGCTCCCGACTCCCCGCTGGTCCTGTTCACGTACGCCATTGTCCCCGCGCTTGCACTTTGGCAACAGCGTTGCGAAAGTGGAGCCATGACAGGAAGCACGACTGACACAGGTCCTGAAGCAGGTTCCGCCCCCGGCGCCCCCCTCCGCGTGGCCCTCATCGGCTACGGGCTCGCGGGCTCCGTCTTCCACGCCCCGCTGATCGCCGCGACCGAGGGCCTGGCCCTGGACACGATCGTCACCTCGAACCCGGAGCGGCAGGAGCAGGCCCGCGCCGAGTTCCCCCAGGTGCGCTTCGCCGCCACCCCCGACGACCTCTGGGCACGCGCCGACGAGCTGGACCTGGTCGTCATCGCCTCTCCGAACAAGACCCACGTCCCGCTCGCGACAGCCGCCCTCAAGGCGGACCTCCCGGTCGTCGTCGACAAGCCGCTCGCCGGCACGGCGGCCGAGGCCCGGGAGCTCGCCGCCCTGGCCGACGAGCGCGGCCTCCTCCTCTCGGTCTTCCAGAACCGCCGCTGGGACAACGACTTCCTGACCCTCCGCAAGCTGCTCGACGAGGGCGAGCTCGGCGACGTATGGCGCTTCGAGTCCCGTTTCGAGCGCTGGCGTCCACAGCTCAAGGGCGGCTGGCGCGAGTCCGGCGACCCGGCAGAGATCGGAGGTCTCCTCTACGACCTCGGCAGCCACGTCGTCGACCAGGCGCTCGTCCTCTTCGGCCCCGCGGCCTCGGTGTACGCCGAGGCGGTCGTCCGTCGTGACGGCGCCGTGACGGACGACGACACCTTCATCGCGATCACGCACACGAGCGGCGTCCGCTCCCAC
It encodes:
- a CDS encoding Gfo/Idh/MocA family oxidoreductase, encoding MTGSTTDTGPEAGSAPGAPLRVALIGYGLAGSVFHAPLIAATEGLALDTIVTSNPERQEQARAEFPQVRFAATPDDLWARADELDLVVIASPNKTHVPLATAALKADLPVVVDKPLAGTAAEARELAALADERGLLLSVFQNRRWDNDFLTLRKLLDEGELGDVWRFESRFERWRPQLKGGWRESGDPAEIGGLLYDLGSHVVDQALVLFGPAASVYAEAVVRRDGAVTDDDTFIAITHTSGVRSHLYVSATTAQLGPRFRVLGSRAGYVKHGLDPQEAQLREGGRPGVTAEWGVEPESLWGRVGSGESPLSGGGRPEPTLPGAYPAYYAAVAAALRDGGPNPVTAHEAAAALDVLEAAHRSARENTVVAL
- a CDS encoding GntR family transcriptional regulator — translated: MDYPNDQAPGAPVRSGIPEHGRIPKYYAVKAHIALLIEELGEGGLLPTERDLAEQYGVARETVRQALRELLLEGKLRRQGRGTVVAGPKLEQPLSLASYTEGVRRQGRTPGRTLISLDRFPCSETLAAEAGLTRGEPVWHMERVLLADDERVGLESTYVAVARVPHLDRDFTPDSSFYAYLHDRLGIAFGDADERIETVLATPREALLIGTPPALPMILIHRVSRDTERRPLERVRTLYRGDRFSFTAHLGG
- a CDS encoding TIGR03364 family FAD-dependent oxidoreductase — protein: MRVIVVGAGVVGTLHAWHAVERGHEVVQIEREAEARGASLRNFGQIWVSGRAGGEELETALRARELWESIGARVPGLGFRANGSLTPLRGERELAVAEAALTRTDAAARGYKLFTPDEARAVNPALRGTFDAALYCERDAAVEPRTAQLALREQLLRSPGYTFLPGREVRDVIGEHAVRDDHGDVHTGDVVVLCTGAWLGGLVRELAGPELPVRRVRLQMMQTDPLGEPLTTSVADADSFRYYPAYRGPALDELNTLQPQAPTAAEHRMQLLMVQRADGGLTIGDTHEYEHPFAFDTLEDPYDHLTEVVESFLGRPLPKIRRRWAGVYAQCTDTSRVVHRQRVRDGVWLVTGPGGRGMTCSPAIAETTANELGW
- a CDS encoding ROK family protein codes for the protein MAYVNRTSGESGASLAGRLEGAGANLLALRSHNGALVLDLLRTAGTTGISRLELAERTGLTPQAVSKITARLRAEGLAAEAGQLASTGGKPRTVLRLVPEAGYAVGLHLDRDELTAVLCDLAGAVVAERRVPLGLGGRGGAVVEGAAREVEALIEGAGVSVLGVGVALPGPLDHARGTLHRVTGFPEWDGFPLRDTLAGRLGVPVVVDKDTNAAALGLAVGGCGPVREPGAGRGDGDSYGDGSDGTGDRAGDRGGGSDGTGDRPGDRVGGRDRVGDGGVDGGRSGGGVRAGAEAAFAYLHLGTGLGAGLVFGGAVHRGARTGAGEFGHQVIQLDGPLCDCGNRGCVEALCLAAVGRGAVDEAARVLGAGAANLVGLLDIDLVLLGGRTVAAHQEAFVRGVGAVLGERARREGTDTVPVRIARRGARGGGGAAQLLLAPLFGRGEAEA